In one window of Candidatus Deferrimicrobiaceae bacterium DNA:
- a CDS encoding aldehyde dehydrogenase family protein, with protein MKAGIVPEAFRNFIDGVWVDAESGATFEDIDPATGEVVGTFPRSGPADVQKAVAAARAAFPAWKRTPAPARGEILLRAEAMLRAEKEALSRLMTREMGKVLKEARGDVQEGIDTALYQASEGRRLFGITTPSELRDKFAMTVRMPVGVAALITPWNFPVAIPSWKLFPALLCGNTVVLKPASDAPACAARLVAILAKAGVPPGVVNLVFGTGGEAGTALAAHPEVDLVSFTGSSAVGALLAETGARFGKKVSLEMGGKNAQIVMEDADIPLAVEGALWGAFGTTGQRCTATSRLIVHKPVLKPFTDLLLARVKGLRLGNGLEPQTDVGPLINAVAREKVARYVEIGIGEGAKLLTGGAIYEEGACARGFFYKPTVFTDGDPKMRIAREEIFGPVTLILPVDDYAQAVEVHNATRYGLSSSIFTQDVNVAFRAIRDLEAGITYINGATIGAEAHLPFGGIKQTGNGHREGGSAALDIFSEWKTVFVDYSGKLQKAQIDTDQ; from the coding sequence ATGAAGGCTGGGATCGTTCCTGAAGCATTTCGCAACTTCATCGACGGGGTGTGGGTCGATGCGGAGTCCGGCGCCACGTTCGAGGACATCGACCCGGCCACGGGGGAGGTCGTCGGGACCTTTCCGCGGTCCGGTCCGGCGGATGTCCAGAAGGCCGTAGCCGCGGCCCGGGCGGCTTTCCCGGCGTGGAAGCGGACGCCGGCCCCGGCGCGCGGCGAAATCCTCCTGCGCGCCGAGGCGATGCTCCGGGCGGAGAAGGAGGCGCTGTCGCGCCTCATGACGCGCGAGATGGGAAAGGTGCTCAAGGAAGCACGGGGCGATGTCCAGGAAGGGATCGACACGGCGCTCTACCAGGCCTCCGAGGGGCGTCGACTCTTCGGCATCACGACGCCTTCCGAGCTTCGGGACAAATTCGCGATGACCGTCCGGATGCCGGTCGGCGTGGCCGCCCTGATCACCCCATGGAATTTCCCCGTCGCGATCCCCTCCTGGAAGTTGTTCCCGGCGCTCCTTTGCGGCAATACCGTCGTCCTGAAACCTGCGTCGGACGCCCCCGCATGCGCCGCCCGTCTGGTCGCGATCCTTGCGAAGGCCGGCGTGCCGCCGGGCGTGGTCAACCTCGTCTTCGGCACCGGCGGGGAAGCCGGTACGGCGCTGGCGGCGCACCCGGAGGTGGACCTGGTCTCGTTTACCGGGTCGAGCGCGGTCGGCGCTCTGCTGGCTGAGACGGGCGCGCGGTTCGGGAAGAAGGTGTCGCTCGAGATGGGCGGCAAGAATGCCCAGATCGTGATGGAGGACGCGGACATTCCGCTCGCGGTCGAGGGGGCGCTCTGGGGCGCCTTCGGCACGACCGGGCAGCGGTGCACGGCCACAAGCCGGCTCATAGTCCACAAACCCGTCCTGAAGCCGTTCACCGACCTGCTGCTGGCCCGGGTCAAGGGGCTTCGGCTCGGGAACGGCCTCGAACCGCAGACCGACGTCGGGCCGCTCATCAACGCAGTGGCCCGGGAAAAGGTGGCGCGGTACGTCGAGATCGGCATCGGGGAGGGAGCGAAGCTCCTGACGGGCGGCGCGATCTACGAGGAGGGCGCCTGCGCCCGCGGGTTCTTCTACAAGCCGACGGTCTTCACCGACGGCGACCCGAAGATGCGGATCGCCCGCGAAGAGATCTTCGGGCCGGTCACGCTGATCCTTCCGGTGGACGATTACGCGCAGGCGGTCGAGGTGCACAACGCCACGCGATACGGGCTCTCCTCTTCGATCTTCACGCAGGACGTCAACGTCGCCTTCCGCGCCATTCGCGATCTCGAGGCGGGGATCACCTACATCAACGGGGCGACGATCGGCGCCGAGGCGCACCTGCCGTTCGGCGGCATCAAGCAGACCGGGAACGGCCACCGTGAGGGCGGTTCGGCGGCGCTCGACATCTTCAGCGAGTGGAAGACCGTCTTCGTCGATTATTCGGGGAAGCTACAGAAGGCGCAGATCGACACGGACCAGTAA
- a CDS encoding acetyl ornithine aminotransferase family protein, which yields MIDAPKISVPPPGPKAAELIARDDRFLSPSYTRPYPLVAVRGRGVAVFDPDGNAFLDFTAGLAVCATGHCHPKVVDAIAAQSRELLHMSGTDFHNAPAPLLAERLAGLCPGDGEKKVYFGNSGAEGIEAAIKLARHHTGRQHIVAFYGGFHGRTLGALSLTASKTIHRRGFAPLVPGVVHAPYADCYRCPFGRLPESCDAECAGWIEEKIFRHEVSPEETAAIVLEPIQGEGGYIVPPDRFLRRVEQICRKHGILLVADEVQSGMGRTGKMLAASHAGIRPDIVVLAKGIASGLPLSATIAPASIMDWPPGAHASTFGGNPVACAAALATLDLLEGGLIENAAAMGRCLIDGLCILKSEHEAIGDVRGRGLMIGVELVLDRKTKVRAVSGRNRVVRRCFEKGLLVLPAGENTIRFSPPLVLRRPQVDAALSIFETALREVRDEGWDRS from the coding sequence ATGATCGATGCGCCGAAGATCTCAGTCCCGCCGCCGGGTCCGAAAGCCGCCGAGCTGATCGCCCGGGATGACCGCTTCCTTTCTCCATCGTACACGCGTCCCTACCCGCTGGTCGCGGTCCGCGGCCGCGGCGTCGCCGTCTTCGATCCCGACGGGAACGCCTTCCTCGATTTCACCGCGGGACTGGCGGTCTGCGCAACGGGCCATTGCCACCCGAAGGTCGTCGACGCGATCGCGGCACAGTCCCGGGAACTGCTGCACATGTCGGGGACCGATTTCCATAACGCCCCGGCGCCGCTTCTCGCCGAGCGGCTCGCCGGGCTTTGCCCCGGCGACGGCGAAAAAAAGGTCTATTTCGGCAACTCGGGCGCGGAAGGCATCGAGGCGGCGATCAAGCTTGCGCGGCACCACACCGGGCGCCAGCACATCGTCGCCTTCTACGGCGGCTTCCACGGACGAACCCTGGGCGCGCTCTCCCTGACGGCATCGAAGACGATCCACCGCCGCGGCTTCGCCCCGCTGGTTCCCGGCGTCGTCCATGCCCCCTATGCAGACTGTTACCGATGCCCGTTCGGCAGGTTGCCGGAGTCTTGCGATGCCGAGTGCGCCGGCTGGATCGAGGAGAAGATCTTCCGCCACGAGGTGTCGCCCGAGGAGACGGCGGCCATCGTCCTCGAGCCGATCCAGGGCGAAGGGGGATACATCGTGCCCCCGGACCGCTTCCTGCGGCGGGTCGAGCAGATTTGCCGGAAGCACGGCATCCTGCTCGTGGCCGACGAGGTGCAGTCGGGAATGGGTCGCACCGGGAAGATGCTGGCCGCATCGCACGCCGGAATCAGGCCCGACATCGTCGTCCTGGCCAAGGGGATCGCATCGGGGCTGCCGCTCTCCGCGACGATTGCGCCGGCATCGATCATGGACTGGCCTCCGGGCGCCCATGCCTCCACGTTCGGCGGCAATCCCGTCGCTTGCGCCGCCGCACTGGCGACGCTCGACCTGTTGGAAGGCGGGCTGATCGAAAACGCGGCCGCGATGGGACGATGCCTGATCGACGGATTGTGCATCTTAAAAAGCGAGCATGAGGCGATCGGGGATGTTCGCGGCCGCGGCCTGATGATCGGGGTCGAGTTGGTGCTGGATCGAAAAACGAAGGTGAGGGCGGTCTCCGGACGCAACCGGGTGGTTCGGCGCTGCTTCGAAAAGGGGTTGCTCGTCCTGCCTGCCGGCGAGAACACGATCCGCTTCTCCCCGCCCCTCGTGCTCCGGAGGCCGCAGGTCGATGCGGCGCTGTCGATCTTCGAGACGGCATTGCGGGAGGTGCGCGATGAAGGCTGGGATCGTTCCTGA